The stretch of DNA GGACTAATGCAATTGGGAAATTATGGGGTtgctttattttattgaatttccATTTTCCTAATGTAGCTGACATTGTAATTactaatattattgttattgttattattattaatatttttttagtgatCAGATGGCCCAACTCTTCCATTCATGTAGCTGTCTAAAGGACACTAATGGAATTGTTGCAGAGTCTTTGATATTTTTTCCCCTTCACTTTAATACAAGCTTGTGAATGAGACATATCTTAAGCCAACATTGTCCAATGCTTGTCATGTTTTTCTGCTTCCTTGTCCTGAGTTTTGGCCACTAAActtctaaaataaaagtaatatctACTAAGCTACTAAATTTGACACAAGTGATAAAAGATTAAAACAACAAAGTTACAAGGTATAGTCATTCATGTGTCTACTCTTAGTAGCttaagtttttggtttcatgaCGTAGTATCAAAAATTCTATAACCAAAAGGTCTAAAGTTCAATTCTTGATAATCcccaaaagaaaattttggtaCGAGACAAatgaaaagaggaagaaaactTATGCAAGTTTTACACAAATCCAAAAGAGACGTGTTAAAAATATAGTTATTCATGTGTCTCCTCTTATTAACTAAAAGTTTTTTGGAGAAGTAGTTTTATCTGTCGCGTGATCAAAATCACCGAAGTATCAAGGATGAAATTGTAGTTtgagaaattgaaaaatagtTACATTATTACATACATGGTTAATGTGCACAATGCACAGGACTTAGGGTAGAACCACTTGAACTAAGTGACAAATTTGGTAAACGAGAGACACTGCTTTTTGTGGCTTTTTGCTAAACAACAATGGGATGCAGTTGCCCCGTGAATATGTCGCGTGGGTCATGAACCGAAAGGTGCACCCCTCTCTCTAACCCCACCATCACATTGAAGAATCATCACAGGTcagaataaagaataaaatatggCTTTAGAGACATAACTTTTCATGGACCCTTTTTTCTGTGTTGCATGCCAATTGCCAAAGGTAAAAGATTAATGCTAGATAGTCATTATTATTTCTTAGAATTTGTCAAAGTGTGACAAGTTGAAGGAGTAAAAGACTAGTAAACTACCCACACATTCCAAAGTAAAATATACTATTCACTGCTACATTATTTTAGCAAAACTCTTATACAATAACAAAGTCTTATCCTATTAAATAGAGTCGGTTACATAAATTAAACGATACTATTGAGTCCTATCATATATCATGTCTACAATGAGATTATATACACAAATTTTCTTTGACTATCTCGTATACggttaaaataacaaaatattggCCTAATTAACCTCTATTGTAACTTTATAAATGTATGTTACTGTGGTTCTTGTGAATGACTGAAAGGgtgctttttcatttttttggatGTTGAATAGTAAAAAGGGAGTAAAGTAGAGGTTAATCCTTAGCTATATCTTATGAGAATATTCTGACCTTTTCTCCCCTCAAGATTCCTCAGTAATCAAATTAAAAGGTTTCTTTATCTTGTCAAGAGCAGCTTTAGTTGATGTTTAATATTATGGTGAAACTTTGGAGttgaaaaaatatgtatatatctGCAAAATGATGGACAAAATATCCAAAGTACTGTAGCCCTATGCAGTATGGACAGCTGAAATTTAGAAGGATGTGACAAAAGTCATAAAAACATAATGCAACAAATTTTGTAGAATACTTGACAACCTTGAATGAAAGAAACAAGAATAATAATGCACTCACAACATTATAAAACAGTGTCTCCTTTGTATTTCttcttgaaaattttgtttatttattttctctcataCACTAAGCCTATTTATTACGTATCTCTTTAAGCTGATACAATAAGGACTAATTCGTTGCAAATCTGAGATCTATTTAAGGATCTGTCAGTTACTTATATGTATTATCTAATGGTAGAAAAGTGTGTCGACTTAGTATCAAATAAAGTAAATACGAAAAATTACATTTCTTTATCAGATGATTGAGATGCTTTGTCATGTATACAGCTGACCAAAGGTTCCAGGGTATGGTGGTGCAGAGTGGCAATGAGATGGAAGTTCCCATCTTCTCTGtgtttatatgtatgtatgctATAAGACATCAATAAAAACAACTACTACCACCCCCCTTTGTTCTATTAGATGCTTATATACATCAAACCAAGTCATATTATCATGTCATAACTCATATTACGGTTCAACCATAAAAGACATGAAGAAAGAATATGAGAATATCTCACATGACACACCCCTTCATTTTGGTCTTGTTTGAGAACCACAAAAGACTCCAAAACAGTTATGCTATTTTCGAACTGAATTGTAATTGTACTACTCTCataatatatttgttatttgagtttaattttgatgtattgatCAGAATAAAGAATTTTACATAATCATCCAATAAGATTCATGCATTTAGATGATTTTTGAAGtagtaaatttgaaaattagttactTTTACTAATTTGACAATAAATAATTGGttgtttgaaaaattaaattcttgttgtttatataaattaattttaaatatagtcAATTAGTCATGCACAATTTCACATCACACCAAATGGGAAAATTAAACTTCACCTAACTATGAAAGCTTCATACAAAAGGCATCAATTTCTATTGGAAAAAAGGCAGTGACCAAAACCAATGCAAACACACTTAACCCCAAGAGAAAATATTTAAACATCTGTGAAGTTAGAGTCCCTTTGCAGCTGTTTCAGTGATTCCAAGTTCACAACAAAGTGACTTCAAGCCAGATTCTTTCAACAAGCTGAATGCAGCGAATCCATAGTAGGAGTGGTACAAGTCTGGAAATTCTCCAGGGAATTTACTGAAACCACCATACTGttgaaaaacaaatatatatgcATCAAAATATGAGTTTCAGAATTAGTCCAAATAAGCCTAAGAAAACTTTAGGAGTCACCCAAGCAAACCAATGTATCGGTATCACATATTCCACCTCATTTCGTAATAGAAAAGAAATGTCTGATCTTTTCAAGGTGAATTCCAAATCCGATATGAACTAGGCCTTTCTTTTTCCATATAAAACTAAAGAACAAAATTCAAGGTTAACTTGAATCACTGTCACTACAGTCCTCTTTGCTTTCATTTCCTATGTTTTTTATGATACATAATATACTTAGAAGATTCTATTTCTCCCTAATATCTTAAACACACTACACAGCAAAGAGAGATGTAATTGCAGTACCTTATATTGACAGGTAAGCAAAAATCTGTGTAGAGCTTTGATGTCGACAAAGTCCTCTGCCCCCAGAATCTTTAAAACAGCTCCAATCCTAACCAAACACATGCTGAATTATCAAGGCTCTGGTGATTTACAAGTTACAAATGATCAGACCTACTTACCAAAATGCATAACATGTATCGGCAGTTTTATTTGTTCTACCCTGAAATCCACCGTCCATTCCCTGCCGCTGAGAAGGAACACAGAACTACTGAATCTAGATTACAAATGAATACAAATATGAAGATTGTAGATGAGGACTACAAACCTGCACAATCCAATCCAGAAGTAATGGAACATCTatcaaagaagaagcacaactgGAAAGAAGATTATCTTCGATGAATCCCATTAACCGAAGAGATGCAATTGCACAATAAGTTGCACCGCCTGAGTCACTAAAACAGGTAATGTTGATAAATATAGTTtaagaaataataaacatataaaCTATGGATGAATACCAAACTCTTGTCATGACTACTGAGTACAACAATATTGCAGTAGACCTTATGGCGAGTGAATCACATataaattatgagaaaataatCCAACTCACCGTGAGATTCCGCACCAGGTACTAATCCAAAGCCTCCATCATAAGACTAGAAAGAGTGAAAgacatcaaatttattttcatacaaTATAGTGCACATGACATAAATATATGctaaatttcattttcattgttaGGTGATGCATCTCCACAAACCTGGCAATTCAATATGTAATCTTTGGCTTTCTCCTTATCCATGCCGCTCCAGTTGTCCAGCATGAAACATATGGCAGCTGCACACAGTCATTAATTAAGATCGCCATAACATACCCacattatttactaattaactaattagaATGACCACTTCATGCCTTTTCTCTCTTACCTGCGCAGTATACAAACCTAAGATCTGTTTCACCCCCAATATGAATAGCCATAAAACTGTCAACAGATATAAAAATCTCATCTGAATTAATCATACTACTGATATGACCATTGCATAAGCATAAAGAGCTTCAAATCCATACCTTCCATCAGGTTGCTGAAGGTTCCTCATTGAAGCCAACATTAATTCAGAATCAACATTGGACAAATCATAGCCAACAATCTTCAATATTGCTAGGGCACAATAAGTACTTGCCAAGTAACTATGGTTGTGAAGCAAAACCTTCAAGTTAACAAAAGGATTCTTCATCAACAGCtaaaaaaaagtttgaaaacaaTAAGCTTTTTCTCAAATTCCAACAATTTTCATTACCCCATTATCATCTGGAGGAAATTGTGAAGTTCTGGAACCATGGAAGCCATAGAATTGCCCTGCAAAAAATCCCTTCAAAtaggtatttaaaaaaaaattcaaattttggaGGTCAAATTCAGCTAAAAATTGCATCCCCACCATTGTTGGGGTCAGTTTTGGTTCCAGGATGAAATTGGAAGGATAAAACCCAATCAACAATAGCATCTTTCTCGACCTGAAATAGCctcaaagagaaaaaaaaggttttttttttccttccattATTAAAAATCAGAACTTGAGCTCAGAAAAAGGGAAGAATGAATGATGTGACAGTGTTACAACATAAAACAAGATATCAAAAACTATGCTAATGTGTTAATATTATGGAAAATATTATGTTACCCTATTGAGAGAGTTGAGGATGTCGAGGGAAGAGATGACAAAGTAAGCCAGGGTGAGATGGTTGATCTCTTGAGACTCATATGGAGATGGGAGCAAGTGGAACATCAACTCTGCAAAAGTGTTATGAAGATCCATGTCCATGATAGTGTTTGATGACTCCGACGTTGGTGATGATTCTTCTGTTGAATCCATGGTAAATCAAGGAGGAATGTccaaaaaaaactgaaaaaaaaagttaatgttGACGAATATATGCTTAAAAAGAGTGGAAACATGTTATTATTAAAGGTACAATTAATTATcctaaaagaaaagtatattatgaaaaaaaaaaaagaggtgcaTTACATAATATAATAGAGAACATATAATTAAACCAACATATCTTGATGCTAGTTATTTACCAAAAATAATAGACAATAGTAAAATTGGACATTACTTTttgaattcaattttaaatttaaatgaattttatttgtaCTAtgtttgaattctaaatttttactTGAAAAATTATCTAACTTTACTTTGACAATTTAGCAGAATCGAATCAGACCGGCCAGTTCGATTGAAAAATTAGTGAACCAGTGGTCTGGCCGGTTCGGTTGATGCTGTAGATGAAATACGCAATTAATTCGATCAACAGTGGTCAAATTAGTGAACCGTTGTTAACCTGTACGAGTCCACAAATGCATTCGCGGGCCACAAATCACTGTAGGTGCTCTGCTGTTCCGAAATTGGTAAAAAGCATTACTGAAGGATTCGAACAGGGTCCCCTCTGATGCCACTCTGCCAACACGTTTCTCATTAACATATATAACAAAAGATAATTATATACTAACTTTAAatgaatttcattttttatttttttaacatgaaTTCACATTAATACCAAGTTTTATTGTGTtatgttttttttctctcttgtgttcttttaaataaaaaaatattttatactaataattaatttattatctttttttaatcataaattatatcttggaattgatatttgattgttattaatatatttattaaaacatatattttaagttttaatttttaattttatttttataattttatttaattatgaccgGGTTAACCGGGTGAATTAGCAACTCACTGGTTGACCCAGTGACTCAATAACCCATACCTCCTTGCTAGGCTTCAATAGAGAATGCCACCAAGCTGGTGCTTTCATTTGTAAATTTATGTGCTAattattctatatattatatacatacacaactgaaacattttatatttatttaatttaattttaattttatactctATTAAAATGTTGgtaaagataattattttaaattttttagagtaTTAAGTTAGTAGGTCTTCGAAGATTTTGACTTAGGACTAATTAGTATTTAGTAGGGACATATAAGCATTACCACTAAATTTCACATGATAAATTAATGGAGGGACATAATGTGTTTATCATTTACTATTTTGAAGGACCAAAttgatactttattttttttttcaagggcTAATTAATCTGAAGTCGAAAATTTTAAGGACCTAATTGtcattttattcaattttttattattttatatttttatttatatatgaccGGTTCTATCGGTTCAACCAGTGACCCACCAGTTGAACCAATGACCCAGTGACCCAATAATCTGATCGATTGGATCACCGATTTAATTCTGACAactatgatttaaatttaactGAACTTTATATACCCGTTTTGTTCTTAAAAAAATGattgatttgataattttaatttaaaaataaaatatcatttttacatCTAAAAATTCAGAACAATAACTGACTTAAATCTGTAATTTCTAAgtgagtataaaaaaattatgcgaTTTAAACTATAACTCGTTAACAAACAACTAATTTACCTATAAATAATggtataatattaattaaatgtgTCAATATAAAATCCTACAAATGATAACTATTTGAGTTTACATTTTACAAGTAGACAGCAGTTGGTAGTATAGCTGGTAATTTGATCGAGCAGTTGGTGTGCACACTGCAGAGGCAGAAACCAACTCAATGAATCGCAACAAATCCTCAACACTCTTAACATACGCTGAGAAATGCAAGgttcttctttctccttcttcttcttttcaactCGTATAACACATGATTCATTGCTACGTTCTGTTAGCAGAACATTTTGGCATCGAATTGGCAGGGTTCCCTCAACACTATCAAAGCAGACGCCAAAGGAAGGTATCAACTTTCTGTGTTAGAAACTCAAATCACAAACCTTTATCACTTCCTTTCGTCATTGTTCTGCCTCTTTTGCATGGTTTTAACAGCAAGAGTGATATCCATACATCAAAGGTTAAGTACATAATCAAAAGGGGGCAACCATTCCTTTGGGTTCCACAAAATGATTTGCATAATGTGGTATGTTGTTAATCTCTCTATTCAAGTTCATCATATTGTAGAAGAGATTATTAGCTGGAATGGTGTGAAgactatcatttttttttcgtttatgCAGAACACAATCATCGATGAGCGTGGTTCTTTTGCTGTGAGTACTCCATTTCCAGGTCCACTTGGGAGCTTGTTCAAATCATTGAAAAAGGTAATTCATGGAGTCCATAATTGAAAATCATACTAGAACAATGTAATCCGATATGAGAAGCTGTTAATGCCTTAGCTTGGTTTATACTTGTAAGAAATTATGAACTGATTGGTTGATTTATTCGCATGCTGAAGTTACCGGCGCGAGTTGCTTTAGCTGGGGACGTTCTTCCTCTTAAAGAAGATAAGGTAATTTTTGAGAAACTGTCCTTATGCTTACTCTATATTGTTCAAGGTTGCTAGTATAATTCGCGAAAATGCTGCTCCTTTCTGACCGAAAAGCTTTGTGTAGGCCAAGTCTCTTGCAGAAAAACTTCAGGAAGTGATACTATCTGAGCAGAAATCAATCAATGAGTTCTCTTACACTGTTTCGGGTGTACTAAGTTCTAGCACTGATAGAACATCTCGAAGTGTTAATCTTAAGGAACTATTTGAAGAGGGAGACGATGGAAGATACTCCATATATAGATTTAAAATGAGGTAGGATCATATTCATAGGTGTTCCAAAGTGTAGCTTGAATTGTGCCATTTCATTAGATTGATGCAaagataaatagataaatagctTATCCTGTGATCCCAAACACTAAATTAGTCTTCAGTGTTTCAAAGTGACCATAGTTAATGTTTTGTTTCTTCTATGAAATTTATGCTTCTACAAATTTTCAATGCTGACAAGTTTTGTGGCAATTTTTGCAGAAGCTTTCAAGGTGTGTATATAATAAAACATGAGTGTGTGTTCCATCTAACTTAAGAGTATAATTTAATGTTCAGATCTTGCACATTTATCGATGGCAATGGAGGCGATTTTGAAGTGGATGTTGAAGATATGGAAAAATCTAGAGCTGATGTATTAGGTAAAGACCTGGTTTTTAGATGCACGAGTATCTCTTATTTATATAGAAAAAACATATTCATGGATCTTGTATGTTTTCTTGTGTAGCACCATTCTCAGCAAAATTGATTGATGGGATTAATCAAAGTAATGCTAGACGTAGAGCCCTcgtacttttttgttttgttcacATGAATGTCAATGCGAAGGTAACTTACTGATCCGAAATACTCTATTACCcatttcaagttttcaacatGAACTCTATTGTTGGTCGATTATAATTTTGATTAACATTGTAGTTACCAAACTCCATGATGTAtgattatcttttcaaatcatttCCTTCCCTCATTTCTGTTCAAAgattgcaacttgtgaacacATCCTAACTGATCTGCCGATGTTCTTGAAGGATGCATATATAACATGGGTTGATCGCAAGGGCTTTGATGTACTGGCAAAAGTTTCCAGCCCGATCATGAAGGATGGCATAGGTCAGTACCAGTGGAAAGAATACAGGTTCATGTTCAAGGAAGAGGCACAGGATGTTGAATCATTCTGTTGTCAACTGGTTGAAATGGAAGATGAGGTTGTCAAAAAGGTTTCAGTCTCCAGTGGATTGGCATGAAAACGTGCGATATTCGCACTTGTCGGAGCTcctatttgtataaattttgtTGCCATTCAATACAATTTTAACAAGTGCTACTAGCTGGATGGTAGGCATGGTGCTTAAATGCTCAATGCTTAATGAGGGCAGCTATAACTAATTGAGGTTCCACAAATTAACAGTGTTACACTCACACAATGTTAAGCTATCCATCTTAATTACCCGAAGTAGTCTCATTCTTTATTCTGTTTTAGCTCTTCCTGTTTTTGTAGGGTTATCCAAAATTGTTTCATATGAACAAGATTGTTTTTCACTTGCAATAATGAGTCATAGTAGTACACACATGAATGTGAATACCAAATTGTCGTATGCTGCTCGTGATTTTTACGTATTAACATTTTAGATTTAAGTAAGCCACCAGGACTGGTCTGGTGGTAAAAGGTTCGGGTAATATGCATGAATTCTAGATTGAAATTTCATCACACTATATGAGCCAAAAAATGTGGCTTGTTTTTTATTGAGTGATGCTCAATATTATGTTTTAGAAAggaaaaagtacatcaataaCATGATGGATAACAGATCATCTGCCTCAAGCATGTGGATCACATGTCCCAGTTTTAGGCCTCTTTGTCGCATCGTCATCCAAGGGTGCCTAGGATCAACTACCTCTTCAGCTTTTCTATTCTTTATGCCACATTTTGGTTGATTATAAATGCAAGgttaatcataattatcaacAAAATAGGCAAGTTTTGGTAGTTCAAAATTGCAGCAACTGCTTTCAAAAATGTAATCTTATAGGTAACGGTTCTTTTAAATCGATAAGTGAAAATTACGTGGATTTCATTGCCAAATAGCAAGTTTTCCTGGCAAATAACAATTACGTCGATACATTACAAGTTTTCCttgataaattatattattcaaCAACCATAACGATTATCGAATTTATGCGATCAAGTGCACGAAATAACCAGAAAGAGTTGATATTAGAATACTGCAAAATGTAATCATGCAGGGGATTTCTtcgttacaaaaaatatatcacTCAATCAAAAAGAGTGATGAATCGGTAAGTTCTGAATTTCCCAACAAAATAAAAGACAGTAACATAATTCGAATGCATAAACCTAACACTAAAAATACCCCCAGCAATTAAAACCCAAAGGCAAATAGAACACTTAGTCGACCTCCTCAATCTTGGGACCAGCACCGCTTCCACCAGCAGGAGGAGCATCATCGTCCACCTCACCACCGGCACCACCTTGGTACATCTTGGCTATGATGGGATTGCATATGCTCTCAAGCTCCTTCATCTTGTCTTCAAATTCATCAGCTTCTGCAAGCTGGTTAGCATCAAGCCATTGAATGGCCTGTTCAATTGCATCATCAATCTTTGTCTTGTCAGCCGGGGAAAGCTTTGAGCTGATCTTATCATCCTTTATTGTGTTCCTCATGTTGTATGCATAATTTTCCAAGGTGTTCTTTGCCTCAACCTTCTTCTTGTGCTCCTCATCTTCCGACTTGTATTTCTCTGCTTCTTGAACCATCTTCTCGATTTCTTCTTTAGACAACCTTCCTTTGTCATTGGTGATGGTGATCTTGTTCTTCTGCCCAGTGGTTTTGTCCTCGGCAGAGACATTCAAGATACCATTGGCATCAATATCAAAGCAAACAGTGATCTGGGGAACACCACGAGGTGCCGGAGGAATGCCTGAAAGCTCAAACTTACCAAGCAAGTTGTTGTCCCTTGTCCTTGTTCTCTCACCCTCATAAACTTGAATCAAGACACCAGGTTGGTTATCCGAATATGTAGAGAACACTTGCTCCTTCTTGGTGGGAATGGTAGTGTTCCTAGGAATCAACACAGTCATGACACCTCCAGCAGTTTCCAACCCTAGAGACAGTGGGGTGACATCCAAAAGCAACAAATCTTGAACCTTCTCATTGCCTTCACCACTCAAAATGGCTGCCTGGACAGCGGCACCGTAAGCAACGGCTTCATCAGGGTTTATGCTCTAATCCTAGTAGAGCCACCGACAAGTACAACATCATGGACAGTGCTCTTG from Arachis duranensis cultivar V14167 chromosome 4, aradu.V14167.gnm2.J7QH, whole genome shotgun sequence encodes:
- the LOC107486961 gene encoding geranylgeranyl transferase type-1 subunit beta; this translates as MDSTEESSPTSESSNTIMDMDLHNTFAELMFHLLPSPYESQEINHLTLAYFVISSLDILNSLNRVEKDAIVDWVLSFQFHPGTKTDPNNGQFYGFHGSRTSQFPPDDNGVLLHNHSYLASTYCALAILKIVGYDLSNVDSELMLASMRNLQQPDGSFMAIHIGGETDLRFVYCAAAICFMLDNWSGMDKEKAKDYILNCQSYDGGFGLVPGAESHGGATYCAIASLRLMGFIEDNLLSSCASSLIDVPLLLDWIVQRQGMDGGFQGRTNKTADTCYAFWIGAVLKILGAEDFVDIKALHRFLLTCQYKYGGFSKFPGEFPDLYHSYYGFAAFSLLKESGLKSLCCELGITETAAKGL
- the LOC107486962 gene encoding uncharacterized protein LOC107486962 produces the protein MNRNKSSTLLTYAEKCKNILASNWQGSLNTIKADAKGSKSDIHTSKVKYIIKRGQPFLWVPQNDLHNVNTIIDERGSFAVSTPFPGPLGSLFKSLKKLPARVALAGDVLPLKEDKAKSLAEKLQEVILSEQKSINEFSYTVSGVLSSSTDRTSRSVNLKELFEEGDDGRYSIYRFKMRSCTFIDGNGGDFEVDVEDMEKSRADVLAPFSAKLIDGINQSNARRRALVLFCFVHMNVNAKDAYITWVDRKGFDVLAKVSSPIMKDGIGQYQWKEYRFMFKEEAQDVESFCCQLVEMEDEVVKKVSVSSGLA